In Bradyrhizobium sp. 200, the sequence GGCATCGTGATGCGCCTGAAGATACACCATGGCGTTGCGGCATCGATCCGCGCGGCCTCGAACGGTTCGGGCGGCAGGCCCTGCAATGCGGCTAGCAGGATGATGGTGAACCACGGTGTCCAGATCCAGATGTCAGTCATGATGACCAGCGCAAAGCTCGGCCAGCGGTCGGATAGCCAGCCGATATCGGCAAGACCGAGAAACGAGAGGAAGTTAGTAATTACGCCGAACTGATCATTGAAAGACCACCTTATCATAGTCGAGGTGATAACAGGCGCGATCGTCAGCGGCAGCAAGATGATGGTCCGCACAACTGCTCTGCCAAAGAACGGACGGTTGAGCAATGATGCCAGAGCGAGGCCGAATGCAAGCGACAGGCCAACCGAGGCGGTCATCAGGAGAAACGTATTGGGCAGAACGATCTTCAAGAAAACAGGGTCGGTGAAGACGGCGACGTACTGCTTCAGTCCGACCCAGGTCCTTTGCGGGTTGACAAGCGACCAGTCGCGGAAGCTCGCATTCATTCCGATCAAGATCGGAATGATCTCGAAGCAAGCGAGAACGATCGCAGCCGGCGCAATGAGAAAGAGCATGAAGCGCTCTTTCTCATCGAATCCTAATTTCGTGGAACGAACACTCATCAGTCGTTAGCCACAGCGCCGGCACGAATGGCATCGGAACTGGCCTTAAGGGTAGCAGCAATGTCCTCACGCTTGCCCTTCATTGCGCGTATCAGCGTGTCCGAATAGACCTTGTGCACGGTCGCCCAGTTGCGGAAATAGTAGGCAGCATGGACATGATCAGGCTTGAAAAGGATCATGCGGAGCCTGCGCCAGGTCAGGTCGTTCTTTTCGAGCGTGGGCCAGACGTCGGTGTTTGGCGGCGGGGCCCCGGTCTGCTTCCACTGCTCGATCTGACCGTCGGAATCGCCGAGCATCGCGCCAAGCAGCTTTTTGGCCGCAGTCTTGCGATCATTTGGAAGGATTTTTGGGATTGACCAGCCCCAGACGTCGATCCAGGTGCGGACGCCGTCGCTCATCGGGCCAACCGGAAACGGCGCAATCCCGACCTTTCCTGCGACCGATGACCTCTCGGGGTTATTGAAGGTACCGAGGAAAGTGGTGTCGGCTACCGTAAATGCGGCATCACCAGCCTGAAAGATTGCATTCGCCTCATCGCGCGAATAGGTCGTCATGCCAAGCGGGCTTATTTTCTTGCTATTGAGAGCATCCCACCAAAACTCCGCAGTCTGCACCTGGCACGGAGAGTAAATCATCGGCTTCCAACCGTCGGCTGCAAGCTTCTTGTTGTCGCGCTCATAGGCGGGTGCATAGATGTCGCAATTATTGTTCCAGAGCGTCCACCAAAAGCTGAAGAAGGTGTTGGTGTAACTCATGCCGCCGACATAACCCCACTTCACCTTCTTTTCGGACTGCAGGGTCTGACTGATCTTGACGAGATCCTCCCATGTCTTAGGCAGCTCCGCCTCTTGAACGAGGTCGGTCCGATAGAACAGAATGCCGGCCGTGGTCGTCATCGACACTGCCGTCGTCTTTCCGTCGGCAGTATGGAATGGCTCAAGCTGCCCCACCTCGACCTTGCGGGCATTGAGGACGTCGTCGAGCGGTTCAAGATATTGGGCGAGATCCTGTCCCCAGTCGTCATTATTCCAGATGATGTCGCATTGGTCGCTCGCCCCGGAGGTCAGCATCTGGGTGATCTTCGGCAAATAGACGGCATAGGAAGTTACCGTCTTATTCAGCTTGACACCTTGCTTGATTGCCCATTTCTCCAGGATCGCGACGTTTGCGACTTGCACCGGATGATTGATGTAACAGATGCTCAGCGCTGTTTCCGCTTGCGCCGCTGTCGAAGAGCAAACGGCACTAAAGGCGCCGCCAACAAGAAGCGCGCGCGCGAGCTTATTTTCCATTCGCATGGTTTTCCTCCTCTGGGCAAAGCGTGCTTCTGCAGAAGCTTGTTCTTGTTCATTTGAGAGATGTCACAGAGCCGACGGGCCCTTTTGTAGAGAACTAACGCCGGTTGAGCGAAAGTATTGGCGAACAGAGCGCGACGCGTTAGGACGCCTTTCCGAATTTCTTGTACTTTCTTGCGTGCGATCCATTCGCTGCGACGCACAATCGCCTCTCGCGGCGACAAGTGCGCGCAGTTCTATCGAGAACCTGCGCGCGGCTTGCCGAAGGTACAAGTGTTCGCAAAGCTGTACTAACGCTGGCCCGGCTTCGCTTTTATTTGTGGAAGAATAGTTCAGACATCCCTTACAGCCGAAGTCTGCTTCCAGGTTCGCCGATGACCAGGCCATCAGGAAGCCCGCAGCTCGAAAATCGAATCCAACATCATTGCTAAACGAGCTGAACCACGATCGGCGATGCCGCCAATGTCGCAAAGGCCGTGACTGATATGATGTATATGCATTCGCCGGCATCGTTGGCGATTTCTATGACGTCCGCCTCAACCGGGAAAAGGCGAAGACCACGCGCCCTCAGAAGCGATCGTGCAGGAAAGCACTCTCGGTCGCCTTTCTGCCCACCGTGAAAAGATCCATTGCAGCAAAGGCACGCGTTTGCTCATCATCAATCGTCTTTGACACGCTGACGCGTTCACACCGGCGCTGATG encodes:
- a CDS encoding sugar ABC transporter permease, coding for MLFLIAPAAIVLACFEIIPILIGMNASFRDWSLVNPQRTWVGLKQYVAVFTDPVFLKIVLPNTFLLMTASVGLSLAFGLALASLLNRPFFGRAVVRTIILLPLTIAPVITSTMIRWSFNDQFGVITNFLSFLGLADIGWLSDRWPSFALVIMTDIWIWTPWFTIILLAALQGLPPEPFEAARIDAATPWCIFRRITMPMLRPVIIVCVLIRAIDAFRTFDQVWILTGGGPARSTEVFSVYTYVLAFVDLDIGRGAAAAGVGAIIMLFVGGVLYKLVNRSVDVSR
- a CDS encoding extracellular solute-binding protein, translating into MRMENKLARALLVGGAFSAVCSSTAAQAETALSICYINHPVQVANVAILEKWAIKQGVKLNKTVTSYAVYLPKITQMLTSGASDQCDIIWNNDDWGQDLAQYLEPLDDVLNARKVEVGQLEPFHTADGKTTAVSMTTTAGILFYRTDLVQEAELPKTWEDLVKISQTLQSEKKVKWGYVGGMSYTNTFFSFWWTLWNNNCDIYAPAYERDNKKLAADGWKPMIYSPCQVQTAEFWWDALNSKKISPLGMTTYSRDEANAIFQAGDAAFTVADTTFLGTFNNPERSSVAGKVGIAPFPVGPMSDGVRTWIDVWGWSIPKILPNDRKTAAKKLLGAMLGDSDGQIEQWKQTGAPPPNTDVWPTLEKNDLTWRRLRMILFKPDHVHAAYYFRNWATVHKVYSDTLIRAMKGKREDIAATLKASSDAIRAGAVAND